Proteins from a single region of Pseudarthrobacter sp. NIBRBAC000502772:
- a CDS encoding DUF5129 domain-containing protein produces MAAVFWRSTAISSTGTAPPPGSNRVHALTPKALGRRSNLKLVREYADAAAELDALDDVIADSNALLNKLTAWPTAWDRQLAPFRSDLAGVEQLLSNRHGQGDSATAAALRSFRDASLPELERWPQNSRTARSHRRLPWTGCATAGAIFQFS; encoded by the coding sequence ATGGCAGCAGTGTTCTGGAGAAGCACCGCAATTTCCTCAACCGGTACAGCGCCACCACCGGGCTCGAACCGGGTCCATGCCCTGACACCGAAGGCGTTGGGCCGCCGGTCGAACCTCAAGCTGGTGCGGGAGTACGCAGATGCGGCGGCGGAACTGGACGCCCTGGACGACGTCATTGCCGACAGCAACGCGTTGCTCAACAAGCTCACTGCCTGGCCCACAGCTTGGGACCGGCAGCTGGCGCCCTTCCGCAGCGATCTGGCGGGCGTGGAGCAACTGCTCAGCAACCGTCACGGGCAAGGTGACTCCGCCACCGCCGCGGCCCTCAGATCCTTCCGTGACGCGAGCCTGCCCGAGCTCGAGCGCTGGCCGCAGAACTCGCGGACGGCACGATCACACCGGAGACTGCCTTGGACCGGTTGCGCGACGGCCGGAGCCATCTTTCAGTTCTCCTGA
- a CDS encoding TetR/AcrR family transcriptional regulator encodes MASVANFRSGVAEAALDLFTDNGYDPTSVDDIALAAGISRSTFFRQFRAKEDVIFADHEALLAELTVYLAASHPDPWEAVCQAAELVFVKFSERRKLSQKRYHVVQAVPALRDRETIMVSRYERLFSDYLRQTLPGISTLDAIRFAAAVTSTHNYVLREMMLDSARGSLQNLEHELLAVRRMFGVLPQGDPASVPAGDDLVVAVFPRSIPTAELARRIQDKLDGRSV; translated from the coding sequence ATGGCATCAGTGGCTAATTTCCGTTCCGGCGTGGCCGAGGCCGCGCTGGATCTGTTCACCGACAATGGCTACGACCCGACCAGCGTGGACGATATTGCCCTCGCTGCCGGAATCTCCCGCAGCACCTTCTTCCGTCAGTTCCGCGCCAAGGAAGACGTGATCTTTGCGGACCACGAAGCCCTGCTCGCCGAGCTGACGGTCTACCTGGCAGCCAGCCATCCCGATCCGTGGGAGGCTGTGTGCCAGGCTGCAGAGCTGGTCTTCGTGAAATTTTCCGAACGCCGGAAGCTGTCCCAAAAGCGCTACCACGTGGTGCAGGCGGTGCCCGCGCTGCGGGACCGGGAAACGATCATGGTGTCCCGCTATGAACGGCTTTTCTCGGACTACCTTCGCCAGACACTGCCGGGCATATCAACTCTTGATGCAATCCGGTTCGCCGCGGCTGTCACCTCAACCCATAACTATGTGCTGCGCGAAATGATGCTGGACTCCGCCCGCGGTTCCCTCCAGAACCTGGAACACGAACTGCTGGCGGTGCGCCGTATGTTCGGGGTACTGCCGCAGGGCGACCCCGCATCCGTCCCGGCGGGGGACGACCTGGTTGTGGCCGTTTTTCCCCGCTCGATACCCACTGCTGAGCTGGCGCGTCGCATCCAGGACAAGCTCGACGGCCGCTCCGTCTAG
- a CDS encoding 3-hydroxyacyl-CoA dehydrogenase family protein, translating into MVPDNVVETASLTGAAVDAGKSPGKSAQAYAAALLDTQRQRPAGAPSADPRPVRSVGVIGAGLMASQLALVFAKQLGVPVLITDLSQAKVDGALGWIAGHLEKLVSRGQLSETAARDLGSLVRVTVDKREYRDCDVVIEAVFEELAVKRAVFAEIEPLLRTDALLLTNTSSLSVAAMGHGLAHPERLVGLHFFNPVAVLPLVEIISTENNDDVSVATACSLARLLGKTAVLVTDTPGFVVNRILTRLFCELLQVIDDGTDIELADHALDPLGLPMTPLTLLGFIGPAVQLHICETMHAAYPDRFYVSSSLAAIADARLRGYLAKSGTALPEAAALLPSADAGGSVPARDAEAIRARIFEALAEEVGLMLAEKVVAGPAEVDLCMLLGANFPQRLGGLTPLLDQSGASRRVWGRDFHPGSGFA; encoded by the coding sequence ATGGTTCCTGACAATGTCGTAGAAACTGCCTCACTCACGGGCGCTGCCGTCGACGCCGGCAAGTCGCCCGGAAAATCGGCGCAGGCGTATGCCGCGGCCCTACTGGACACTCAACGGCAGCGGCCGGCGGGCGCACCCAGCGCCGATCCGCGCCCCGTCCGAAGCGTTGGCGTAATCGGGGCCGGGCTCATGGCGAGCCAGCTTGCCCTTGTTTTTGCCAAACAGCTCGGCGTTCCGGTCCTGATCACGGATCTTTCCCAGGCAAAGGTGGATGGCGCGCTTGGCTGGATCGCCGGGCACTTGGAGAAACTGGTGAGCCGGGGGCAACTCAGCGAAACGGCGGCCCGCGACCTGGGCAGTCTTGTCCGCGTCACCGTGGATAAGCGCGAGTACCGGGACTGCGATGTGGTCATCGAGGCGGTGTTCGAGGAGTTGGCCGTCAAACGCGCCGTCTTCGCGGAGATCGAGCCACTGCTGCGCACTGATGCGCTGCTCCTGACGAATACGTCGTCCCTATCCGTCGCGGCGATGGGCCACGGCCTCGCCCATCCGGAACGCCTGGTGGGACTGCATTTCTTCAATCCGGTGGCTGTGCTGCCGCTCGTGGAAATCATCAGCACTGAAAACAACGACGACGTCAGCGTCGCCACCGCTTGTTCGCTTGCCCGGCTTCTGGGCAAGACTGCGGTCCTGGTTACGGATACGCCGGGCTTTGTGGTGAACCGGATCCTGACCCGGCTGTTCTGCGAATTGCTGCAGGTCATTGATGACGGGACGGATATCGAACTGGCGGACCATGCCCTGGACCCGCTCGGGCTACCTATGACCCCGCTGACGCTGCTGGGTTTCATCGGACCCGCCGTTCAGCTGCACATCTGCGAGACCATGCACGCTGCCTACCCTGACCGGTTTTATGTCAGCAGCAGCCTGGCAGCCATTGCGGATGCCCGGCTGCGCGGCTACCTGGCTAAGTCCGGCACGGCGCTTCCCGAGGCGGCCGCCCTGCTGCCGTCTGCCGATGCCGGAGGTTCAGTGCCGGCACGGGACGCGGAGGCCATCAGGGCACGGATATTTGAAGCCCTGGCCGAGGAGGTGGGCCTGATGCTCGCCGAAAAGGTGGTGGCCGGTCCGGCGGAAGTGGATTTGTGCATGCTGCTGGGCGCCAACTTCCCCCAGCGTCTGGGGGGCCTCACCCCGCTGCTAGACCAAAGCGGCGCCTCCCGGCGTGTGTGGGGTAGGGATTTCCACCCCGGGTCCGGCTTCGCCTGA
- a CDS encoding cytochrome P450 — protein MNPAMMTARPVEPLVPGPGQTESPGQAGGASCPYLVVRDPDAVREVLHRPADFSPGNALVAVTPLEGPALRVLQRVGFALPPVLASNDTGTHAGIRKVVAGYFTPATVAAMEPRIRELAREAARNAADQLDSSGHVELVQAVAAFPPAVVMLELLGLPVRDLADLKRWGLDSMELFWGWPDVNRQLELAHSAADFYVWLRQLVAESRAAPGQNLFKSLADHGLSTTEICSLGYFLLIAGQETTTQLISTTLFRLLEGSAPAGWKDAASDAGSRAMVRHVLAMESSVPTWRRVAAHNTNLGEVLIPAGTEILLELSGNHITSPARHELQSSAPGTAPQADLPGSSASPGLVFGSGIHRCLGAKLAELEAAIVVQETATALPDVHLQDHQPDWIQLLSFQAPRTVSVANNPGNSARYS, from the coding sequence ATGAACCCGGCGATGATGACCGCCCGCCCCGTTGAGCCGCTGGTGCCCGGTCCGGGACAGACTGAGAGCCCAGGACAGGCCGGCGGCGCCAGCTGCCCGTACCTCGTGGTGCGGGACCCGGACGCGGTCCGTGAGGTGCTGCACCGTCCTGCCGACTTCAGCCCCGGCAATGCGCTGGTCGCGGTCACGCCCCTGGAAGGACCGGCCCTGCGGGTGCTGCAGCGCGTGGGCTTTGCGTTGCCGCCTGTGCTGGCGAGCAACGACACGGGCACGCACGCCGGGATCCGCAAGGTCGTGGCGGGCTATTTCACCCCCGCCACAGTCGCCGCCATGGAACCACGGATCCGGGAACTGGCCCGGGAAGCGGCACGGAACGCCGCGGACCAACTCGACTCTTCCGGCCACGTGGAACTCGTTCAGGCGGTCGCGGCTTTTCCCCCAGCAGTCGTCATGCTCGAACTCCTCGGACTGCCCGTCCGGGACCTTGCTGACCTCAAGCGGTGGGGCCTGGACTCCATGGAGCTGTTCTGGGGCTGGCCCGACGTGAACCGCCAACTCGAACTGGCCCACAGCGCCGCAGATTTCTACGTCTGGCTTCGGCAGCTCGTTGCGGAATCCAGGGCGGCCCCCGGACAGAACCTGTTCAAATCCCTGGCCGACCACGGCCTGTCTACGACTGAAATCTGCTCGCTGGGCTACTTCCTGCTGATCGCCGGACAGGAAACAACCACCCAACTGATCAGCACCACGCTGTTCCGGCTCCTGGAAGGGTCCGCGCCCGCGGGCTGGAAGGACGCGGCATCCGACGCCGGTTCCAGGGCCATGGTCAGACACGTGCTGGCCATGGAATCATCCGTCCCCACGTGGCGCCGGGTGGCAGCCCACAACACTAACCTCGGCGAAGTTCTGATCCCTGCCGGCACCGAAATCCTCCTCGAACTGAGCGGCAACCACATCACCTCACCGGCCAGGCATGAACTCCAGTCCTCGGCTCCAGGGACGGCTCCGCAGGCGGATCTGCCGGGGTCCTCTGCGTCCCCGGGCCTGGTGTTTGGATCAGGCATCCACCGCTGCCTCGGCGCCAAGCTCGCCGAACTGGAGGCCGCCATAGTTGTCCAGGAGACCGCCACTGCACTGCCGGACGTACACCTGCAGGACCACCAGCCCGATTGGATCCAGCTCCTGTCCTTCCAGGCACCCCGGACCGTCAGTGTGGCGAACAATCCAGGTAACTCTGCGCGTTATTCGTAA
- a CDS encoding AMP-binding protein → MTTIELPNETPLSPLRFLQRSAEVFGQKTAIIHGDRSYTYLDFAAEAQGLAKAIKSRIQPGDRVAFLCPNVPELLIAHYAVPLAGGVLVALNSRMSARELQYILEHSEARLLFADSELLATVAGMDLGLTQLAEVIEVPDSTIPYPEVPAGIGTTQYADFLAASGHQDADLPWSVEDERAPITLNYTSGTTGKPKGVLYSHRGAYLNSLGETFHNHFTGDTRYLWTLPMFHCNGWCTTWAVTAAAGVHICLRAVRADAVWDAIDTLGVTNLCGAPTVCSIIAGAPQAHELKVPLRITTAGAPPSPAIITSLESIGISVVHVYGLTEVYGPYTICEHQTEWDDLSAQDRAVKISRQGVGMLQAETARIVDLDMLDVPADGATLGEIVLRGNNVMLGYFKDPEATADAFRGGWFHTGDLGVMHPDGYIQLKDRAKDIIISGGENISTIEVEQAIMSHPAVLNVAVIGVAHEKWGERPVAFVIRSSSSSVTAEEIRSHVKGLLSGFKVPDRILFPEELPHNSTGKVLKSRLRALDLSAPAPSKEPTK, encoded by the coding sequence ATGACCACAATTGAGCTTCCCAATGAAACCCCACTGAGCCCCCTGCGGTTCCTGCAGCGCTCCGCCGAGGTGTTCGGACAGAAGACGGCGATCATCCACGGTGACCGCTCCTATACTTACCTGGACTTCGCTGCCGAAGCCCAGGGGCTGGCCAAAGCGATCAAGAGCAGGATCCAGCCCGGTGACCGGGTGGCCTTCCTGTGTCCTAATGTGCCGGAACTGCTGATTGCCCATTACGCCGTCCCCCTGGCCGGCGGCGTCCTGGTGGCCCTGAACTCGCGGATGTCCGCCCGGGAACTCCAATACATCCTGGAGCATTCCGAAGCCAGGCTGCTGTTTGCCGATTCGGAACTGCTGGCCACCGTGGCGGGAATGGACCTGGGCCTGACACAACTGGCTGAGGTGATCGAAGTGCCTGACAGCACCATCCCGTATCCGGAGGTCCCGGCAGGCATCGGCACTACGCAGTACGCAGACTTCCTCGCCGCGTCCGGACACCAGGACGCAGATCTTCCGTGGAGCGTAGAGGACGAACGCGCCCCGATCACGCTCAACTACACCTCCGGCACCACGGGCAAGCCCAAGGGCGTGCTGTATTCGCATCGCGGTGCCTACCTGAACTCGCTCGGGGAAACCTTCCACAATCACTTCACCGGCGACACGCGCTACCTCTGGACCCTTCCGATGTTCCACTGCAACGGTTGGTGCACCACTTGGGCCGTGACGGCGGCCGCAGGCGTCCACATCTGCCTGCGAGCAGTGCGCGCCGACGCCGTCTGGGACGCCATCGACACTCTCGGAGTCACCAACCTCTGTGGCGCCCCCACGGTTTGCAGCATCATTGCCGGCGCACCCCAGGCCCACGAGCTGAAGGTGCCGCTGCGCATCACGACGGCGGGCGCACCGCCGTCGCCCGCGATCATCACGTCCCTGGAGTCAATCGGGATCAGCGTGGTCCACGTTTATGGGTTGACCGAGGTGTACGGCCCGTACACGATCTGTGAGCATCAAACAGAGTGGGATGATCTTTCCGCCCAGGACAGGGCCGTCAAGATCTCCCGCCAGGGGGTGGGGATGCTGCAGGCCGAGACGGCGCGCATCGTGGACCTGGACATGCTCGATGTCCCGGCCGACGGCGCAACGCTGGGCGAAATCGTGCTTCGGGGCAACAACGTGATGCTCGGTTACTTCAAGGATCCCGAGGCCACGGCCGACGCCTTCCGCGGCGGCTGGTTCCATACCGGCGACCTCGGCGTGATGCATCCCGACGGCTACATCCAGCTCAAGGACCGGGCCAAGGACATCATCATCTCCGGCGGAGAAAACATCTCCACAATTGAGGTGGAGCAAGCCATAATGAGCCACCCGGCAGTGCTGAACGTGGCCGTGATCGGCGTCGCGCACGAGAAATGGGGCGAACGCCCGGTGGCCTTTGTCATCCGCAGCAGCTCCAGCTCGGTCACGGCCGAGGAGATCCGCTCGCACGTCAAGGGCCTGCTCTCAGGATTCAAGGTTCCGGACAGGATCCTTTTCCCCGAAGAGCTCCCCCACAACTCCACCGGCAAAGTCCTGAAGTCGCGCCTACGTGCCCTGGACCTCAGTGCCCCCGCCCCCAGCAAGGAACCCACCAAATGA
- a CDS encoding DUF485 domain-containing protein, which translates to MGNEAETPEAAASVDFEQVQSTERFQELRKRHRSFVFPMAIAFLLWYFAYVLLADYAVEFMSTKVWGNINVGLILGLLQFVSTFAITGWYVSYSNRKLDPIAAEIRHEIEGHEFDQSGNRVDGAAQ; encoded by the coding sequence ATGGGTAACGAAGCCGAAACTCCGGAAGCAGCGGCGTCCGTGGACTTCGAACAGGTCCAGTCGACAGAGCGGTTCCAGGAACTGCGCAAACGTCACCGTAGCTTTGTCTTTCCCATGGCCATTGCATTCCTGCTCTGGTATTTCGCCTACGTCCTGCTGGCTGACTACGCCGTCGAGTTTATGTCCACCAAAGTGTGGGGCAACATCAACGTCGGCCTGATCCTGGGCCTGCTGCAGTTCGTCTCCACGTTCGCCATCACCGGCTGGTATGTCAGCTACTCCAACCGGAAACTGGACCCCATTGCCGCCGAAATCCGCCACGAAATCGAAGGCCACGAGTTCGACCAATCCGGTAACCGAGTGGATGGAGCGGCGCAGTGA
- a CDS encoding universal stress protein: MDAEAKVLVGVDGSESSIQALRLGAQLAPALNATVVAIACWDFPEIYAGYVPPDFARFEAAAAKTLADALEKAFGEETPERLTSQLVRGPAAAKLVEAAADASLLVVGRRGHGGFLGMHLGSVSSACVAHADCPVLVLHAESSHRSHHLWRGSKAK, encoded by the coding sequence ATGGATGCGGAAGCAAAGGTTCTTGTCGGTGTGGACGGTTCGGAATCGTCCATTCAGGCGCTCCGTCTCGGGGCGCAGTTGGCGCCGGCCCTGAACGCCACCGTTGTCGCTATTGCCTGTTGGGATTTTCCAGAGATCTACGCCGGATATGTTCCGCCCGATTTCGCCCGGTTTGAAGCGGCTGCGGCGAAGACTCTTGCGGACGCCTTGGAAAAGGCGTTCGGTGAGGAGACTCCGGAAAGACTGACCTCGCAACTGGTCCGCGGACCGGCTGCGGCGAAGCTCGTCGAAGCGGCGGCCGACGCTTCATTGCTGGTGGTTGGACGCCGGGGCCACGGGGGTTTCCTTGGCATGCACCTCGGCTCCGTGAGCTCTGCGTGTGTTGCCCACGCGGACTGCCCCGTCTTGGTGCTGCATGCCGAAAGCAGCCACCGCTCCCATCATCTATGGAGGGGCTCCAAGGCGAAATGA
- a CDS encoding LuxR C-terminal-related transcriptional regulator has product MTGHDNDVYRPSDRDLLKRAIRETAARTGSAVFFAGLVNRTELTITEFLGTTTHGLKNLSVQPGEGVGGRALSQARTVGVADYFDSDSITHHHDDAVRIEGLRTMVALPILVDGRARCVLYAATRERTSIGECVVTELSAGASRISRELAIRDEVDHRVAILRVVQSLAAEPPDRNLIETVRLAHAELLSVASTTTDPELAQRILAVTARLEGSDAAPAGVPHLTRRETDVLAQVALGCSYAETGKRLSLKAVTVKSYMQTIMAKLDGHSRAEAVVAARRLRLLP; this is encoded by the coding sequence ATGACAGGGCATGACAACGACGTCTACCGTCCGAGCGACCGCGACCTGCTGAAGCGGGCGATCCGGGAAACCGCAGCCCGGACTGGCTCGGCCGTGTTCTTCGCTGGCCTCGTCAATCGCACCGAGCTCACCATCACCGAGTTCCTCGGCACGACGACGCACGGTCTGAAGAACCTCAGCGTGCAGCCCGGCGAGGGCGTGGGCGGGCGGGCCCTCTCCCAGGCGCGCACGGTCGGGGTGGCCGATTACTTCGACTCCGACAGCATTACTCATCATCACGACGACGCCGTACGCATCGAGGGGCTGCGGACCATGGTGGCGCTCCCCATCCTCGTGGACGGCCGTGCCCGGTGTGTCCTCTACGCGGCAACGCGGGAGCGCACATCGATCGGCGAGTGCGTGGTGACGGAACTCAGCGCCGGCGCCTCGAGGATCTCGCGGGAACTGGCCATTCGGGACGAGGTGGACCACCGGGTCGCGATTCTCCGGGTCGTCCAAAGCCTGGCCGCGGAGCCACCGGACCGGAACCTCATCGAGACCGTCCGGCTCGCGCATGCCGAGCTCCTCTCGGTGGCCAGCACCACGACTGATCCCGAGCTCGCCCAGCGCATCCTCGCCGTGACCGCACGGCTCGAGGGCTCCGACGCGGCGCCGGCCGGCGTCCCGCACCTCACCCGACGGGAGACGGATGTGCTCGCCCAAGTGGCGCTCGGCTGTTCCTATGCCGAAACCGGCAAACGGCTCTCACTCAAGGCAGTCACCGTGAAGAGCTACATGCAGACGATCATGGCGAAACTGGACGGGCACAGCCGTGCGGAGGCCGTAGTGGCCGCACGCCGTCTCCGCCTTTTGCCCTGA
- a CDS encoding acyl-CoA dehydrogenase family protein, whose translation MPDYDVAEPLDTDYYSVFANISAPDREAWRRARDFTAEALPQMNDYWERAEFPAHLAKRMGTMNLLADGIDVQGLESMSALAAGLVNMEVSRGDGSLGTVIAVQGGLVLRSIALFGSDTQRRTWLGPLARGEKLGAFALTEPDHGSDSVALETTASLDGEVYVLNGEKKWIGNGSVGDVTVVWARDDDGDVRGFLVEQDREGYEAETITGKASLRAIHQARIKLNNVRIPKANLLPGARTFKDTSEILVATRLGVAWSALGHATAVYEAALNYATQRTQFGKPLAKFQLVQERLAYMLSELTSMQLHCFHLAGLDAAGEMRPTQASMAKYHNTRKARELASIARDMLGGNGILLENHVIRHLLDIESIHTYEGTQSIQTLLIGRDVTGQSAFA comes from the coding sequence ATGCCCGACTATGACGTCGCTGAACCGCTGGACACGGACTACTACTCCGTATTCGCCAATATTTCTGCACCCGACCGCGAAGCGTGGAGGCGTGCCCGGGATTTCACCGCGGAGGCCCTGCCGCAGATGAACGACTACTGGGAACGGGCCGAGTTCCCCGCCCACCTGGCGAAGCGGATGGGCACCATGAACCTCCTGGCCGATGGCATTGACGTACAGGGCCTGGAGTCCATGTCCGCGCTGGCAGCCGGCCTGGTCAACATGGAGGTCTCCCGCGGGGACGGTTCCCTGGGCACTGTCATCGCAGTGCAGGGCGGCCTGGTACTGCGGTCGATTGCCCTTTTTGGCTCCGACACCCAGCGCCGGACCTGGCTCGGTCCGCTGGCCCGCGGCGAAAAGCTCGGTGCCTTCGCCCTGACGGAACCGGACCACGGCTCCGATTCCGTGGCACTGGAAACCACCGCCTCGCTCGACGGGGAGGTCTACGTCCTCAATGGCGAGAAGAAGTGGATCGGCAACGGCTCCGTAGGCGATGTCACGGTGGTCTGGGCACGCGATGACGACGGCGATGTCCGCGGTTTCCTGGTGGAACAGGACCGGGAGGGTTACGAGGCCGAAACCATCACCGGAAAGGCTTCGCTGCGCGCAATCCACCAGGCCCGGATCAAGCTCAACAACGTCCGCATTCCAAAGGCCAATCTTCTCCCCGGTGCCCGCACTTTCAAGGACACGTCCGAAATCCTTGTTGCCACGCGTTTGGGGGTGGCCTGGTCCGCTCTCGGCCACGCCACCGCCGTCTACGAAGCCGCGTTGAACTATGCCACGCAGCGGACACAGTTCGGCAAGCCGCTGGCAAAGTTCCAACTTGTCCAGGAGCGACTGGCGTACATGCTCTCGGAGCTGACCAGCATGCAGCTGCACTGTTTCCACCTCGCGGGGCTTGATGCGGCCGGCGAGATGCGCCCCACCCAGGCCTCGATGGCGAAGTACCACAACACCCGCAAGGCCCGCGAGCTGGCGTCCATTGCCCGCGACATGTTGGGCGGCAACGGCATCCTGCTGGAAAACCACGTGATCCGGCACCTTCTCGACATCGAATCCATCCATACCTACGAAGGCACGCAGAGCATTCAGACCCTATTGATCGGCCGCGATGTCACCGGACAAAGCGCCTTCGCCTAA
- a CDS encoding acetyl-CoA C-acyltransferase, producing MSSQDIVVVGAARTPQGKLMGQLASQSAVQLGAAAIAAALERSGIGPASVDAVIVGQVLTAGAGQNPARQSAVAAGIPLSAPAVTVNKVCLSGLSAIIQGVRLLKLGEADVVVAGGQESMSQAPHVLTGSRAGYLYGGITAVDSAGHDGLTDAFDHELMGIATDRANSDLQLSREAQDNIAALSHQRAAAARAGGMFSAEIAPISVPQKRGAPVLVSDDEGVRPQSTQEVLAALKPAFTAEGTVTAGNASPLSDGAAAVVLVTRAYADAHGLEVLAVVGPAGQIAGPDTTLPDKPAQAITAALARAGWTAGDLDFVEINEAFASVVAHSAAALGVGLDKVNVNGGAIAIGHPIGASGARLVVSAVHELMRRGSGKSAVALCGGGGQGDALLLYRDGISG from the coding sequence ATGAGTAGCCAGGACATAGTTGTTGTGGGCGCGGCCCGCACCCCTCAAGGAAAGCTGATGGGCCAGCTGGCTTCACAAAGCGCTGTGCAGCTGGGCGCCGCGGCCATCGCCGCGGCCCTGGAGCGCTCCGGGATCGGACCGGCGTCCGTCGACGCGGTCATTGTGGGTCAGGTCCTGACGGCCGGCGCGGGCCAGAACCCCGCGCGGCAAAGCGCCGTCGCGGCAGGAATACCGCTCAGCGCCCCCGCCGTCACGGTGAACAAGGTCTGCCTCTCCGGGCTGAGTGCCATCATCCAGGGCGTCCGGTTGCTCAAACTGGGCGAGGCGGATGTGGTGGTCGCCGGCGGCCAGGAGTCCATGAGCCAGGCGCCGCACGTGCTCACCGGCTCGCGCGCCGGCTACCTCTACGGCGGCATTACGGCCGTGGACTCGGCCGGCCATGATGGGCTCACGGACGCCTTTGACCACGAGCTCATGGGCATTGCCACGGACCGCGCCAACTCGGACCTTCAACTCTCCCGCGAGGCGCAGGACAACATCGCGGCGCTGTCCCACCAGCGGGCGGCCGCGGCCCGGGCAGGGGGAATGTTCAGCGCCGAGATTGCCCCCATTTCGGTGCCACAGAAGCGCGGCGCGCCCGTACTGGTAAGCGATGACGAGGGCGTCCGCCCGCAATCCACGCAGGAGGTGCTGGCCGCGCTGAAGCCGGCCTTCACCGCGGAGGGAACAGTCACGGCCGGAAATGCTTCACCGCTGAGCGACGGCGCCGCCGCCGTCGTGCTGGTGACCCGCGCGTACGCCGATGCCCACGGGCTCGAGGTGCTGGCCGTCGTCGGGCCCGCCGGGCAGATCGCCGGGCCCGACACAACACTGCCGGACAAGCCGGCACAGGCAATCACCGCGGCCCTGGCCCGCGCCGGCTGGACGGCCGGGGATCTTGACTTTGTGGAGATCAACGAGGCCTTCGCCTCGGTGGTGGCCCACTCCGCAGCAGCCCTGGGCGTCGGTTTGGACAAGGTGAACGTCAACGGCGGAGCCATCGCGATCGGACATCCGATCGGCGCCTCCGGAGCCCGGCTGGTGGTCTCGGCCGTCCATGAGCTGATGCGGCGCGGGAGCGGCAAATCCGCCGTCGCGCTTTGTGGCGGCGGCGGACAGGGTGACGCGCTGCTACTCTACCGGGATGGCATCAGTGGCTAA